Proteins from a genomic interval of Paenibacillus sp. FSL H8-0048:
- a CDS encoding ABC transporter ATP-binding protein: protein MAFVTVKDEYKRYKMGETLIVANDGIAFEIEKGEFAVIVGPSGAGKSTVLNILGGMDSADEGQVIVDGTDIARFSAKELTGYRRNDVGFVFQFYNLVPNLTTLENVELASQISPRALDARKVLEDVGLGARLNNFPAQLSGGEQQRVAIARALAKQPKLLLCDEPTGALDYNTGKQVLKLLQDTCRDTGTTVIVITHNLAIAPMADRVIEINNAKVRKMVKNPAPVSVEDIEW, encoded by the coding sequence ATGGCATTTGTAACGGTGAAGGACGAATATAAGCGCTATAAGATGGGGGAGACCCTGATTGTTGCCAATGACGGCATTGCGTTCGAGATTGAGAAGGGTGAATTTGCTGTAATTGTAGGGCCCAGCGGGGCAGGAAAGTCAACGGTGCTTAACATACTGGGCGGGATGGATTCCGCCGACGAAGGCCAGGTCATTGTGGACGGTACTGACATCGCACGTTTCAGCGCCAAGGAATTGACCGGCTACCGCCGTAATGACGTGGGTTTCGTGTTTCAGTTCTATAATCTGGTCCCTAATCTGACCACCCTGGAGAATGTCGAGCTGGCTTCGCAGATTTCGCCCCGGGCGCTGGATGCCCGGAAGGTGCTGGAGGATGTAGGCCTTGGCGCGCGGCTGAATAACTTCCCGGCCCAGCTCTCGGGCGGGGAGCAGCAGCGCGTGGCTATTGCCAGAGCGCTGGCGAAGCAGCCGAAGCTGCTGCTCTGTGATGAGCCGACCGGTGCGCTTGATTACAACACCGGCAAGCAGGTGCTTAAGCTGCTGCAGGATACCTGCCGCGACACCGGCACAACGGTGATTGTGATCACGCATAACCTGGCGATTGCTCCGATGGCCGACCGGGTCATTGAAATTAACAACGCCAAGGTACGGAAAATGGTGAAGAATCCAGCACCGGTATCCGTGGAAGATATCGAATGGTAA
- a CDS encoding SDR family oxidoreductase, whose amino-acid sequence MSNQYKIQDPVQQYEKATPEFEQQQPSPGLETKMHPRPDDGAGTYKGSGRLTGRKAVITGADSGIGRAVAIAFAREGADVVLAYLPEEEADAKEVVKLVEEAGRKAVALPGDLKDEKYCEQLIAKAVEELGGIDILANIAGKQQFVKTIADLTTEQFDATFKTNVYSLFWLCKAAVKHMKPGSTIINTSSIQAYEPSEILLDYATTKSAINTFSKAFAQQVAPKGIRVNVVAPGPVWTPLQVSGGQPEEVLKEFGAKTPLGRPGQPAEMAPAYVFLASQESSYVSGETLNANGGMPTP is encoded by the coding sequence ATGAGTAATCAATATAAGATTCAAGATCCTGTGCAGCAATATGAAAAGGCTACGCCGGAATTCGAGCAGCAGCAGCCCAGCCCCGGCCTGGAGACGAAGATGCATCCGCGTCCCGATGACGGAGCGGGCACCTACAAGGGCAGCGGACGGCTCACCGGACGGAAAGCAGTAATCACTGGAGCGGACAGCGGAATCGGGCGGGCGGTGGCGATTGCTTTTGCCCGTGAAGGCGCGGATGTGGTATTGGCATATCTGCCGGAGGAAGAAGCTGACGCGAAGGAAGTGGTTAAGCTCGTAGAGGAAGCCGGCCGCAAGGCAGTGGCCCTGCCGGGCGATCTGAAGGACGAGAAGTACTGCGAGCAGTTGATTGCCAAGGCCGTAGAGGAGCTGGGCGGGATTGATATCCTGGCTAACATCGCCGGTAAGCAGCAGTTCGTGAAGACAATAGCCGATCTGACTACAGAACAGTTCGATGCTACCTTCAAGACGAATGTCTACTCGCTCTTCTGGCTCTGTAAGGCAGCGGTGAAGCATATGAAGCCGGGTAGTACGATTATTAATACATCCTCGATTCAGGCCTATGAGCCTTCAGAGATTCTGCTGGATTACGCCACCACCAAGAGCGCGATCAATACCTTCAGCAAGGCGTTCGCCCAGCAGGTGGCGCCGAAGGGAATCCGGGTGAACGTTGTCGCACCGGGACCGGTATGGACTCCGCTTCAGGTAAGCGGCGGACAGCCGGAGGAAGTCCTGAAGGAGTTCGGAGCCAAGACCCCGCTGGGACGCCCCGGCCAACCGGCTGAAATGGCCCCGGCTTATGTATTCCTGGCCAGCCAGGAATCTAGCTATGTCAGCGGCGAGACCCTGAATGCCAACGGCGGAATGCCGACCCCATAA
- a CDS encoding aldo/keto reductase, whose protein sequence is MTNHIPEVLLNDGVKAPAIGFGTAWIRGAKGVESLKTAMDLGYRLIDSAFNYENEGVVGEAVRQSGVPREELFITSKLPGRHHKYDEAVKTIEESLYRAGLDYYDLYLIHWPNPKVNLYVEAWQALIDARAKGLIRSIGVSNFLPEHLDRLIKETGVVPAMNQVELHPFYQQAEQRAYHEQHGIVTESWSPLGRGEDLLKNEQLQTLASARGKSVSQIVLRWHVQLGAVPIPRSQSEAHQRENIDIFGFELSEEEMKMISDIPTTGPLWEQDPAVYEEF, encoded by the coding sequence ATGACGAATCATATTCCGGAAGTACTGCTGAACGACGGGGTGAAGGCGCCAGCCATCGGCTTCGGAACCGCGTGGATCAGAGGCGCGAAGGGTGTAGAGAGCCTGAAGACGGCAATGGATCTGGGGTATCGTCTGATCGATTCCGCATTCAACTATGAGAATGAGGGTGTTGTCGGAGAGGCGGTGCGGCAGAGTGGTGTCCCGAGAGAAGAGCTGTTCATTACTTCCAAGCTGCCGGGCCGGCATCATAAGTATGATGAGGCGGTCAAGACGATTGAGGAATCGCTGTACCGGGCCGGACTCGACTATTATGACCTGTACCTGATCCACTGGCCGAATCCCAAGGTGAACCTGTATGTGGAAGCATGGCAGGCACTGATTGATGCGCGGGCAAAAGGGCTGATCCGTTCAATCGGCGTCAGCAACTTCCTGCCGGAGCATCTGGACCGTCTGATTAAGGAGACAGGTGTGGTACCGGCGATGAACCAGGTTGAGCTGCACCCCTTCTATCAGCAGGCGGAGCAGCGCGCGTATCATGAGCAGCACGGAATCGTCACAGAATCCTGGAGTCCGCTGGGACGCGGCGAGGATCTGCTGAAGAATGAACAGCTCCAGACCCTTGCCTCTGCTCGTGGCAAGTCCGTCTCACAGATTGTTCTGCGCTGGCATGTGCAGCTGGGAGCCGTTCCGATTCCAAGGTCGCAGTCGGAGGCGCATCAGCGGGAGAATATAGATATCTTCGGCTTCGAATTGTCGGAAGAAGAGATGAAGATGATCTCGGACATTCCGACCACCGGCCCGCTGTGGGAGCAGGACCCGGCCGTGTACGAAGAGTTCTGA
- a CDS encoding GH36-type glycosyl hydrolase domain-containing protein, producing MIRASEDNQYYELSSPTILPKASGFLWNEQMMIHMNCRGYAVAQFMQPEPAKYSYAPNLEAKTFMQPEQPYYAHHPGRFVYVKDEENGELFSAPYEPVRTPPDHYTFAVGKHNIVWTIEKNGIAIEMTLSLPKDDPMELWRVKVTNLSDAPRKISIYPYFTIGYMSWMNQSGEYKEALQGIVATAVTPYQKYQDYAKIKHLKDKTFLLADHAPASWEVNQEAFEGEGGIGSPSAVKNERLAQGEARYETPVAALQYSLDLAAGEEREYRFIFGPAHDEQEIAEIRHRLFLDAGADGEDGFVRAEREYAQYIAEGRGSIDISTPDADLDNLVNHWLPRQMYYHGQTNRLTTDPQTRNYLQDNMGMSYLKPQTAREAFLTALSQQEASGAMPDGIILHEAAELKYINQVPHTDHCVWLPICLSTYLDETDDYSILDEQVSYAGGLETGPVHEHIDRAVQWLLQERDERGLNYINQGDWCDPMNMVGYRGQGVSGWLTIATAYACMVWADICERSGRQEVADTFRLAADEVNAAANRYLWDGEWYARGITDDNVLFGISSDKEGRIFINPQGWALLSGAADKEKRAKLMKSVHEQLETPYGVEKLAPSYTAMREDVGRVTQKHPGTAENGAVYNHAAAFYIYGLYAVGEQDHAYRLLRKMLPGPDIGDIIRRGQLPVFIPNYYRGAYKQFPQTAGRSSHLFNTGTVPWVYRCLIDGLFGLQGCREGLQVKPQLPSVWQEATVKRSFRGAELQIEMKRESGVAAIEVYLDGQLVEDGVLKELRPGKQYQVLVKIPAGAVTI from the coding sequence ATGATACGAGCATCTGAAGATAACCAATATTATGAGCTGTCCAGTCCCACAATCCTTCCTAAGGCTTCGGGGTTCCTGTGGAATGAGCAGATGATGATTCATATGAACTGCCGGGGATATGCGGTAGCCCAGTTCATGCAGCCCGAGCCTGCGAAGTATTCCTATGCGCCGAATCTGGAGGCCAAGACATTCATGCAGCCGGAGCAGCCTTATTATGCCCATCACCCCGGACGCTTCGTCTATGTCAAGGATGAGGAGAACGGCGAGCTGTTCTCTGCCCCCTATGAGCCTGTCCGCACCCCTCCGGATCATTACACTTTTGCGGTAGGTAAACATAATATTGTATGGACCATTGAGAAGAACGGGATCGCGATAGAGATGACGTTAAGCCTGCCTAAGGATGACCCGATGGAGCTGTGGCGGGTGAAGGTGACCAATCTGTCCGACGCTCCCCGCAAGATCAGCATCTATCCCTACTTCACCATCGGTTACATGTCATGGATGAATCAGTCGGGCGAGTATAAGGAAGCCTTGCAGGGAATCGTGGCTACAGCGGTCACCCCTTATCAGAAATATCAGGATTACGCCAAAATCAAGCATCTAAAGGACAAAACCTTCCTGCTGGCCGACCATGCCCCGGCTTCCTGGGAAGTGAATCAGGAAGCCTTCGAGGGCGAAGGGGGGATCGGCTCGCCGTCAGCGGTCAAGAACGAACGGCTGGCGCAAGGCGAAGCCCGTTATGAGACTCCGGTTGCTGCCTTGCAATACAGTCTGGACCTGGCTGCGGGGGAAGAACGTGAATACCGCTTCATCTTCGGGCCGGCCCACGATGAACAGGAGATTGCCGAGATCCGCCATCGGCTGTTCCTGGATGCGGGGGCAGACGGCGAAGACGGATTCGTCCGCGCCGAGCGGGAATATGCCCAGTACATCGCAGAAGGCAGAGGGAGCATTGATATCTCCACACCGGATGCGGACCTCGACAATCTGGTCAACCACTGGCTGCCCCGGCAGATGTACTATCACGGGCAGACCAACCGCCTGACCACCGACCCGCAGACCCGGAATTATCTGCAGGATAATATGGGGATGAGCTACCTTAAGCCGCAGACGGCAAGAGAAGCGTTCCTGACGGCCTTAAGCCAGCAGGAGGCCAGCGGAGCGATGCCGGACGGCATTATTTTGCATGAAGCGGCTGAACTGAAATATATCAATCAGGTTCCGCATACGGACCATTGTGTCTGGCTGCCGATTTGCCTCAGTACCTATCTGGATGAGACGGATGATTACAGCATTCTGGATGAGCAAGTATCGTATGCGGGCGGCCTGGAGACAGGGCCTGTGCATGAGCATATCGACCGTGCGGTACAGTGGCTGCTCCAAGAGCGGGATGAGCGCGGCCTGAATTATATCAATCAGGGAGACTGGTGCGACCCGATGAATATGGTAGGGTACCGGGGACAAGGCGTGTCCGGCTGGCTGACCATCGCTACCGCGTATGCATGTATGGTCTGGGCGGATATTTGTGAGCGTAGCGGCCGGCAGGAGGTTGCGGACACCTTCCGCCTGGCGGCGGACGAGGTGAATGCGGCGGCCAATCGGTATCTGTGGGATGGCGAGTGGTATGCGCGCGGGATCACCGACGACAATGTCCTGTTCGGAATCAGCAGCGACAAGGAAGGCCGGATATTCATCAATCCCCAGGGCTGGGCGCTGCTCAGCGGTGCAGCGGATAAGGAGAAGCGGGCGAAGCTGATGAAGTCGGTCCATGAACAGCTGGAAACCCCGTATGGAGTGGAAAAGCTCGCACCGTCCTATACGGCCATGCGCGAGGATGTGGGCCGGGTCACCCAGAAGCATCCGGGGACAGCCGAGAACGGTGCAGTCTACAATCATGCCGCCGCCTTCTATATCTATGGCTTGTATGCAGTGGGTGAGCAGGATCACGCGTACCGTCTGCTGCGCAAAATGCTCCCCGGGCCTGATATCGGGGATATCATCCGGCGGGGCCAGCTGCCGGTGTTCATCCCTAACTATTACCGGGGTGCTTACAAGCAGTTCCCGCAGACTGCCGGACGTTCCAGCCACCTGTTCAACACCGGAACCGTTCCTTGGGTGTACCGTTGCCTGATCGACGGGCTGTTCGGCCTGCAAGGCTGCCGGGAAGGGCTTCAGGTGAAGCCACAGCTTCCGTCCGTCTGGCAGGAGGCCACCGTGAAGCGCAGCTTCAGAGGGGCTGAGCTGCAGATTGAGATGAAGCGTGAGTCTGGCGTAGCGGCAATCGAAGTCTATCTGGACGGACAGCTTGTGGAAGACGGTGTTCTGAAGGAACTGAGACCGGGTAAGCAGTATCAGGTGCTGGTTAAGATTCCGGCAGGGGCTGTTACTATTTAA
- a CDS encoding DUF4003 family protein, which produces MKQSYIARLELFVTNAQQIKQEFPWQNASVNRLAALLYAVEDKIANVQAIRMYHEMVKDNTRGFSSFRGTSAICIAALLSLSPQPEQQLAATLAVYDLLKERKFRASDYLVIAAYQIAAHTPYDQYAAAIDHTQAFYEGMRSKHRFLTGRDDYIFAAMLGLSDIPVEQGLEQLEQLYVTLKPEFFSGNSVQALTQVLVLGGGDLTSRVLSLREAFRARDIRLDKEYTLSSLGILALLPYEQQQLVSDVSDTYEFLRPQKGFGGWSINKQELLLLSAALVSYQYIVDVRNGIIESALSTSLTNIIIAQQTAIAVAAASAAAAASS; this is translated from the coding sequence ATGAAGCAATCGTACATAGCCAGACTTGAATTATTCGTAACCAACGCCCAGCAGATCAAACAGGAATTCCCCTGGCAAAATGCCTCCGTGAACCGGCTGGCAGCCTTGCTCTACGCCGTGGAGGACAAGATCGCCAATGTGCAGGCGATCCGCATGTACCATGAGATGGTCAAGGATAACACCCGGGGCTTCTCGTCCTTCCGGGGAACCTCAGCCATCTGTATTGCTGCGCTGCTCTCCCTGTCCCCCCAGCCGGAACAACAGCTTGCAGCAACGCTGGCTGTATATGACCTCCTTAAGGAACGTAAATTCCGGGCCTCCGACTACCTGGTCATTGCCGCCTATCAGATCGCTGCTCATACCCCGTACGATCAATATGCCGCAGCCATAGACCACACTCAAGCTTTCTATGAAGGGATGCGGTCGAAGCACCGTTTCCTCACCGGACGGGACGACTATATCTTCGCTGCCATGCTCGGGCTGTCCGATATCCCTGTAGAGCAAGGGCTGGAGCAGCTGGAACAGCTCTATGTTACACTCAAGCCCGAGTTCTTCTCCGGTAATAGTGTTCAGGCGCTGACACAGGTGCTGGTGCTGGGCGGCGGGGATCTCACAAGCCGGGTGCTAAGTCTGCGCGAGGCGTTCCGGGCCCGGGATATCCGGCTGGATAAGGAGTATACTCTCTCGTCCCTTGGCATCCTGGCCCTGCTTCCGTACGAACAGCAACAGCTGGTAAGCGATGTCTCGGATACCTATGAGTTTCTCCGTCCGCAGAAGGGCTTCGGCGGCTGGTCGATCAACAAGCAGGAGCTGCTCCTGCTGTCTGCCGCACTCGTCTCCTATCAATATATAGTGGACGTGCGAAACGGCATTATTGAATCCGCCCTATCTACCAGTCTGACCAACATCATCATTGCCCAGCAGACAGCGATTGCTGTAGCTGCGGCCTCTGCTGCGGCGGCAGCTTCTTCTTAG
- a CDS encoding amino acid permease, with the protein MESKQLTRGLKPRHIELIALGGTIGVGLFMGSASTIKWAGPSVLLAYLMAGIIMFFVMRIMGEMLVVEPVTGSFATFAHKYISPLAGFLTAWSYWFLWVTVGMAEVTAIGIYVGYWFPDIPQWIPALIGVGIIAAANLAAVKLYGEFEFWFAMIKVVAIVVMLVIGTGVIFFGLGNGGQPLGLSNLYSHGGFFAGGLKGFLFALCIVTAAYQGIELVGITAGEAENPKHTLRKAIKNIIWRILIFYVGAIFIIVTIYPWNEIGGIGSPFVLTFAKVGIVAAAGIINFVVLTAAMSGCNSGIYSAGRMLYTLAQNGQAPKFFGRVSASGVPRNSIITTISLLLVGVLLNYLMPDSKLFLYIYSASVLPGMIPWFALAFSQFRFRERWAGEMAAHPFKSRFFPVSNYIIIIFLSLVIIGMWFNPDTHLSLIVGASFLAVVVAGYYAFGIGRRRMPGDGEEV; encoded by the coding sequence TTGGAATCGAAACAGTTAACAAGAGGACTTAAGCCGCGGCATATCGAGCTGATCGCACTGGGCGGCACGATTGGCGTGGGATTATTCATGGGCTCGGCAAGTACGATTAAGTGGGCGGGACCATCCGTGCTGCTTGCGTATCTTATGGCAGGAATCATTATGTTTTTTGTGATGCGGATTATGGGGGAGATGCTGGTGGTGGAGCCGGTGACCGGTTCGTTCGCCACATTTGCCCACAAATATATCAGCCCGCTGGCCGGCTTCCTGACCGCCTGGAGCTACTGGTTCCTCTGGGTGACGGTCGGTATGGCCGAGGTTACGGCGATTGGTATCTATGTCGGGTACTGGTTCCCGGATATTCCGCAGTGGATTCCGGCGCTGATCGGTGTAGGCATCATTGCAGCGGCCAATCTGGCGGCGGTGAAGCTGTACGGGGAGTTTGAATTCTGGTTTGCGATGATCAAGGTGGTCGCTATTGTGGTGATGCTGGTGATCGGCACCGGGGTGATTTTCTTCGGTCTGGGGAATGGCGGGCAGCCGCTCGGGCTGTCCAATCTGTATAGCCACGGCGGTTTTTTTGCCGGAGGACTCAAGGGCTTCCTGTTCGCGCTCTGCATTGTCACGGCGGCCTATCAGGGGATTGAGCTGGTGGGGATTACGGCCGGGGAAGCGGAGAATCCGAAGCATACGCTGCGAAAAGCAATCAAGAATATCATCTGGCGTATTCTGATTTTCTACGTGGGGGCCATCTTCATCATTGTGACCATCTATCCGTGGAATGAGATCGGCGGGATCGGCAGTCCGTTCGTGTTGACCTTCGCCAAGGTCGGGATTGTCGCTGCGGCAGGCATTATCAACTTCGTGGTGCTGACCGCGGCGATGTCAGGCTGCAACAGCGGGATCTACAGTGCGGGAAGAATGCTCTACACGCTCGCCCAGAACGGACAAGCTCCGAAGTTCTTCGGCAGAGTCTCTGCCAGCGGAGTGCCCCGCAACAGCATAATCACAACGATCTCCCTGCTGCTGGTCGGCGTATTGTTAAACTATCTGATGCCGGACTCCAAGCTGTTTCTCTATATTTACAGTGCCAGCGTGCTTCCGGGAATGATTCCGTGGTTCGCCCTGGCCTTCAGCCAGTTCAGATTCAGAGAGCGATGGGCAGGCGAGATGGCCGCCCATCCGTTCAAGTCCCGCTTTTTCCCGGTCAGTAACTACATTATTATCATCTTCCTGTCGCTGGTCATCATCGGCATGTGGTTCAACCCGGATACCCATCTGTCGCTGATCGTCGGCGCGTCGTTCCTGGCTGTTGTTGTGGCGGGGTACTATGCGTTTGGGATCGGCAGACGCCGTATGCCCGGGGATGGGGAGGAAGTGTAG
- a CDS encoding ABC transporter ATP-binding protein yields MFEIKWLWQNLEGNRARYIVALCLSVVGSSLTIVNPYISQRIVDTFIAGDQAGENLATGRGLLIALCLGMIGFSLLRTGLAYFTTMQYEISSQNMMYNIRIYLYNKIQGQDREYYDRNRTGDLMTKMTGDLDMVRHSMAWIFKTIIESLTIFLAAVIYFLTIDVKLTLWMLILSPPIFVVAFIFARRVRPMYIDLRERLSQLNTTTQENISGNRVVKAFAREEFEISKFTEKNVNYAVANKKAALVWLDYFPYLESFAQGFNVVLMLAGGYYVMEGRITFGEFTAFSSLIWAVSNPMRNIGIIINDIQRFFASLSKIVDIYYARPAIANDHNPVEQRRYEGRIEFDHVRFKYDNATVLDDVSFTIAPGETIAIMGATGSGKTSLINLIPRFYDVAGGRVLVDGRDVRELELDELRGNIGMATQDVLLFSDTIDGNIAYGDPDLPEEDAKAYAALAAAHDFIVKMPEGYDTVVGERGVGLSGGQKQRIALARALAVQRPILILDDTTSAVDLETEEHIQRSLRELEYPCTKIIIAQRVSTTAQADRILILEGGRLIEEGTHAELLAKRGYYYDVFMLQNEGIGRQVTESGQK; encoded by the coding sequence ATGTTTGAAATCAAATGGCTGTGGCAGAACCTGGAGGGCAACCGGGCGCGGTATATCGTGGCGCTCTGCCTCTCGGTGGTGGGCTCAAGTCTTACGATAGTGAACCCCTACATCAGCCAGCGCATCGTCGATACGTTCATTGCCGGTGACCAAGCAGGAGAGAATCTTGCTACAGGACGCGGACTGCTCATTGCACTGTGCCTGGGCATGATCGGCTTCTCTCTGCTCCGTACAGGGCTGGCATACTTCACGACCATGCAGTACGAAATTTCTTCACAGAATATGATGTACAATATCCGGATTTATCTGTACAACAAGATTCAGGGCCAGGACCGGGAATATTATGACCGTAACCGCACCGGGGACCTGATGACCAAAATGACGGGGGACCTGGATATGGTCCGCCACTCGATGGCATGGATTTTCAAGACGATCATTGAATCGCTTACGATTTTCCTGGCAGCCGTCATTTATTTCCTCACGATTGATGTGAAGCTGACGCTGTGGATGCTGATCCTGTCACCGCCGATTTTTGTGGTGGCCTTTATCTTCGCCAGACGGGTGCGTCCCATGTACATCGACCTGCGCGAACGGCTGTCCCAGCTCAATACAACGACCCAGGAGAATATCTCCGGGAACCGGGTGGTGAAGGCTTTTGCCCGTGAGGAGTTCGAGATTTCCAAGTTCACAGAGAAGAATGTCAACTACGCGGTGGCGAATAAAAAAGCGGCCCTCGTCTGGCTCGACTATTTCCCTTATCTGGAGTCGTTCGCCCAAGGGTTCAACGTGGTCCTGATGCTGGCCGGCGGTTACTACGTGATGGAGGGGCGGATTACCTTCGGTGAGTTCACGGCGTTCTCCTCGCTGATCTGGGCCGTTTCGAACCCGATGCGCAATATCGGAATTATTATTAATGATATTCAACGTTTCTTTGCCAGCTTATCCAAAATCGTCGATATCTATTACGCCCGTCCGGCGATTGCCAATGATCATAATCCGGTGGAGCAACGCCGCTATGAGGGACGGATCGAATTCGACCATGTCCGGTTCAAATATGATAACGCTACCGTGCTGGATGATGTGAGCTTCACAATTGCCCCCGGCGAGACCATTGCGATTATGGGAGCCACCGGCTCCGGCAAAACCTCGCTGATCAACCTCATTCCCCGCTTCTATGATGTGGCTGGCGGGCGTGTGCTGGTCGACGGCAGAGATGTTCGGGAGCTGGAGCTGGATGAGCTGCGCGGGAACATCGGGATGGCTACGCAGGATGTCCTGCTGTTCTCCGATACCATTGACGGCAACATCGCTTACGGCGATCCGGATCTGCCGGAGGAGGATGCGAAGGCTTATGCGGCTCTGGCCGCTGCCCATGATTTCATTGTTAAGATGCCCGAAGGCTACGATACGGTAGTCGGGGAGCGCGGCGTCGGTCTGTCCGGTGGACAGAAGCAGCGGATTGCGCTGGCACGCGCCCTGGCGGTCCAACGTCCGATTCTGATCCTGGATGATACGACCTCTGCGGTCGATCTGGAGACGGAGGAGCATATCCAGCGCAGCCTCCGGGAGCTGGAGTACCCCTGCACTAAGATCATCATTGCGCAGCGGGTATCCACTACGGCCCAGGCTGACCGCATTCTGATTCTTGAGGGCGGACGCTTAATTGAGGAAGGGACTCATGCCGAGCTGCTCGCGAAGCGGGGTTATTACTATGATGTATTTATGCTTCAGAACGAGGGTATTGGAAGGCAGGTGACTGAGAGTGGCCAGAAATAA
- a CDS encoding ABC transporter ATP-binding protein — protein sequence MARNKFDVDENLESPFNIKHFRRAMVYIRRKKKPMLIAFALSALSAAIALSAPLIMQHVVDVTIPAKDMGALAGWSALMLATIVVSVILATIRSRIMTSVGQDIIFDIRTDLFKHLQDLPFKYYDDRPQGKILIRVVNYVNAVSDVLSNGIINFILEIVNLIFIAVFMFAVDVRLSFIILAGLPVFLGIMLLIKTRQRRAWQAVSNKSSNLNAYLQESISGIGVTQMFSRETRNEGIFTRLAGNFRTAWMKALRYNILIPFSVDNLSTIVTAMIFLVGLLTLDPQNMTLGVILAMSSYAARFWQPILNLSNLYNNFINAVAYLERIFETLDEPVTVSDIPGAKALPPVQGRVTFDDVTFAYDPGLNILENISFDVAAGESIALVGPTGAGKTTVVNLISRFYNLTGGRILIDGQDISQITLKSLRSQMGIMLQDSFIFSGTILDNIRYGRPDATEEEVIAAAKAVCADDFIREFDQGYQTEVNERGSKLSQGQRQLISFARTLLANPRILILDEATSSIDAQTERLLQKGLNELLKGRTSFIIAHRLSTVKNCDRIMYVSNKGIAESGSHDELIARRGLYHRLYTAQKMEA from the coding sequence GTGGCCAGAAATAAATTCGATGTCGACGAGAATCTGGAATCGCCGTTCAATATCAAGCATTTCCGGCGGGCCATGGTCTATATCAGACGCAAAAAGAAGCCTATGCTGATTGCATTCGCGCTTAGTGCATTGTCGGCGGCGATTGCCCTGTCGGCCCCGCTGATCATGCAGCATGTGGTGGATGTGACGATTCCCGCCAAAGATATGGGCGCATTGGCCGGCTGGTCGGCGCTAATGCTGGCAACGATTGTGGTCAGCGTCATTCTGGCGACCATCCGCTCGCGGATTATGACAAGTGTGGGTCAGGATATTATCTTCGATATCCGCACAGATCTGTTCAAGCATCTGCAGGACCTGCCATTCAAATATTACGACGACCGGCCGCAGGGCAAAATCCTGATCCGGGTCGTGAACTATGTCAATGCGGTCTCCGATGTGTTATCGAACGGAATTATCAACTTCATTCTGGAAATTGTGAACCTGATCTTCATTGCAGTGTTCATGTTCGCCGTGGATGTGCGGCTCTCCTTCATCATTCTGGCCGGACTGCCGGTATTCCTCGGCATCATGCTGCTGATCAAGACCCGGCAGCGCCGGGCCTGGCAGGCCGTATCGAATAAAAGCTCCAATCTGAATGCCTATCTCCAGGAGAGCATCAGCGGCATCGGCGTCACCCAGATGTTCTCCCGGGAGACGCGCAATGAAGGCATCTTCACCCGTCTGGCCGGCAACTTCCGCACGGCCTGGATGAAGGCGCTGCGTTACAACATTCTGATTCCGTTCAGTGTCGATAACCTGTCTACCATTGTTACAGCTATGATCTTCCTGGTCGGCCTGCTGACTCTGGACCCTCAGAACATGACGCTGGGCGTGATTCTCGCCATGAGCAGCTACGCGGCACGCTTCTGGCAGCCGATCCTGAACCTGTCGAACCTGTACAATAACTTCATTAATGCAGTCGCTTATCTGGAGCGGATCTTCGAGACGCTGGATGAGCCGGTGACGGTCAGCGATATCCCCGGTGCGAAGGCGCTGCCGCCTGTACAAGGCCGGGTGACGTTCGATGATGTCACCTTCGCCTACGATCCGGGCCTGAATATCCTGGAGAACATCTCCTTCGATGTGGCTGCCGGAGAGAGCATCGCTCTGGTCGGTCCGACCGGTGCGGGTAAGACCACCGTCGTTAATTTGATCTCGCGCTTCTATAACCTGACCGGCGGACGCATCCTGATTGACGGGCAGGATATCTCACAGATTACCTTGAAATCACTGCGCAGCCAGATGGGAATTATGCTGCAGGACAGCTTCATCTTCTCGGGAACCATTCTGGATAATATCCGCTACGGCAGACCGGATGCGACCGAGGAGGAGGTTATCGCCGCCGCGAAGGCGGTCTGTGCGGACGACTTCATCCGCGAATTCGATCAGGGCTACCAGACCGAGGTGAACGAACGCGGCTCCAAGCTCTCCCAGGGACAGCGCCAGCTGATCTCGTTCGCCAGAACACTGCTGGCTAACCCGCGGATACTCATCCTGGATGAAGCCACCTCCTCCATTGATGCGCAGACCGAACGTCTGCTCCAGAAGGGGCTGAATGAGCTGCTCAAAGGGCGCACCTCGTTCATCATCGCGCACCGCCTGTCTACGGTGAAGAACTGCGACCGGATTATGTATGTCTCAAATAAGGGCATTGCCGAGAGCGGCTCACATGACGAGCTGATCGCCCGCCGCGGCCTGTACCACCGGCTGTATACGGCGCAGAAGATGGAAGCCTGA